CAGTGTAATAATGGGCGACCAAGACAGCATCATTGGCCCTTAAATTTGCGATAATTTGCTGCCGGTACGTCTCACGTTCTTCAGCCGAAAGTTGACGTGGCGGCTTTGGAAGTGGCACATTGACAGGTGCTGGGACTGGAATTGCGGACATAGCGACGTTCAAAGGAAATCGGCGTCCGATCATTATACCTCTTGAGCTACTGCTTGGGAAATTTCAAAAGCGGGTCGTATCGCATGAGACTATCAAAAGGGAAAAAGATGAGAAAATTACTGTGGATAACGATGAGTTACTTGTTGACGGGGTGCGTGAACCTACCCGAAGGGATCGAACCGGTCTCTTCATTTTCACTGGAACGCTACCTTGGCACTTGGTATGAAATCGCACGCCTTGATCACTCATTTGAAAAAGGCCTCCGTGACGTGACCGCTACCTACAGTCGACGCAATGATGGCGGCATCCGAGTCATTAACCGCGGCTTTGACCCAGACAAAAACGAGTGGAGAGAAGCGATTGGCAAAGCATACTTTATTGAAGACAGCCACCAGGGACTGCTGAAAGTATCCTTCTTCGGACCATTCTATGGTGCGTATGTGATATTTGAACTCGACCCTAACTATCAATACGCTTTTGTGTCCGGTCCTGGTCGAGATTATCTATGGCTTTTGGCGCGCACGCCCAAAGTCTCGGCCGAACTGATCGAACACTTCCGCCAAAAGGCTAAGGCCCTAGGGTTTGATTTGTCCCGACTGAAACTTGTCGAGCACGCTACACCATCGGACCAGACAACGAATTAACGCAACATCCCTGCGCTGGTCAGCACCACTACAGCGGCACCAGCTTCCACAAGGCCAGTGCGTCTCGCCCACTGGCCCATGGCAATCAGTAATAGTAGCGCAGCTCAACTTCTATGTGGTCATCCTGCTGGTACTGAGCCACAATATCGCTTTGCGGATAATCGGCAAAAAGCCGAGCTTCGATGCTGATTTTCCAATGGCTAGTCAACCGACGCGAAGTCTCGGCGAAGAACATCCAGCCTTGATTGTCGTTGTCAATGATAAAGCCCCCGAGGATTTCACTAGAATCCTCGTCGTTAAACGCGAGCCGCGCGCCAATAAAGGTATCATTATCAAACGGATTGAGCCGTTTGTCCCGACGCTCGTCATAATGGTACTCGAGCAGTATTCCCAAATCTTTATCACTCCCGAATATTCCGTAGAGTGTATGTTCAAGCCCCAATACCGACGCAAAATAGGTT
This is a stretch of genomic DNA from Gammaproteobacteria bacterium. It encodes these proteins:
- a CDS encoding lipocalin is translated as MRKLLWITMSYLLTGCVNLPEGIEPVSSFSLERYLGTWYEIARLDHSFEKGLRDVTATYSRRNDGGIRVINRGFDPDKNEWREAIGKAYFIEDSHQGLLKVSFFGPFYGAYVIFELDPNYQYAFVSGPGRDYLWLLARTPKVSAELIEHFRQKAKALGFDLSRLKLVEHATPSDQTTN